The Pseudomonas oryzicola genomic sequence TCGGCGTGGCTGGCGCTGAGCAGGATGTCGCTCATGCGCTGGTGCAGCGCCTCGATCTCGTCCAGTTCCGCCAGCTGGCCCAGGTCGTAGGCTTTTTCCGCAACCCAGGGCGAGTGCTCGTAGATGTCGGCGAAGGCCTTGACGAAGGCTTGACGGTCCAGGGCGGATGGCTTGAGGGTCTTGAAGGCGGTCATCAGGCGTTCTCTTTCTTGTACGGGTGGGTGGTGTGCCAGTGGCGGGCGATGTCCACGCGACGGGCGAACCAGACCTGGTCATGGCTTTTGGCGTAGTCGACGAAGCGCTTCAGCGCGGCCAGGCGCGCCGGGCGCCCGACCAGGCGGCAATGCAGGCCGATCGACAGCATCTTCGGTGCCTCGGCACCTTCGGCGTACAGCACATCGAAGGCATCCTTGAGGTACTGGAAGAACTGCTCGCCGCAGTTGAAGCCTTGTACCTGGGTGAAGCGCATGTCGTTGGTGTCGAGGGTGTAGGGGATCACCAGGTGCGGCTTGCCGGTGGGGTTGTTCGGCTCCCAGTAGGGCAGGTCGTCGTCATAGGTGTCGCTGTCGTAGAGGAAGCCACCTTCCTCCATCACCAGGCGGCGGGTGTTCGGGCCGGTGCGGCCGGTGTACCAGCCCAGCGGGCGTTCGCCAGTGATTTCGGTGAGGATGCGGATGGCTTCGAGCATGTGCTCGCGCTCCTGGGCCTCGTCCATGTACTGGTAGTCGATCCAGCGGTAGCCGTGGCTGCAGATCTCATGGCCGGCTTCGACCATGGCGCGGATCACGTCAGGGTGGCGCCGGGCGGCCATGGCCACGGCGAAGATGGTCAGCGGTACGCCGCTGTCCTTGAACAGCTTCAGCAGGCGCCACACGCCGGCGCGGCTGCCGTACTCGTAGAGCGATTCCATGCTCATGTTGCGCACGCCCTGCAGAGGCTGGGCAGCGACCATTTCGGAGAGGAACGCTTCGGATTCCTTGTCGCCGTGCAGAATGTTGCGTTCGCCGCCTTCCTCGTAGTTGAGGACGAAAGACAGCGCGATGCGAGCGTTGCCCGGCCATTGCGGGTGAGGAGGGTTGTTGCCGTAACCGATCAGGTCGCGAGGATAGTCAGCGCTCACTGCAGTCTTCCTTCTTGTGCGTTTGTGCGGGGGGTGGGCGGGCCGCGTCGGGATGTCGCACCACCGGATGGGCTGATTGTATACAACTTCTGAAATCATTTGTAAGCCTGTTTTTCCGCATTTCTTCCCTTTTGTCGCTTGGCAGTGGCCCGGAATTTCATTGCAAGAAACCTGCCTGCTTGGTCAGCTTGTGACGTTGTCGTCGGCTCGGAGCCTGAGTTGCCTGTGTATTCGCGACCAAAGGGACGCGGCTGGGCAGGAATCGCCGGGTGAAGCGGGTTGGCTCAAAAAATTGTGTACAATCTGTCGATCAAATGTCTTAATGGTGTCCTTCCCGCGCATCGACGGCCTTGCCGTGATGCTGGCCGTGTATTTTTTGCCCACAGATTGAACAAGAGGCGACAAGCAATGGGACGTTTGACC encodes the following:
- the puuE gene encoding allantoinase PuuE — protein: MSADYPRDLIGYGNNPPHPQWPGNARIALSFVLNYEEGGERNILHGDKESEAFLSEMVAAQPLQGVRNMSMESLYEYGSRAGVWRLLKLFKDSGVPLTIFAVAMAARRHPDVIRAMVEAGHEICSHGYRWIDYQYMDEAQEREHMLEAIRILTEITGERPLGWYTGRTGPNTRRLVMEEGGFLYDSDTYDDDLPYWEPNNPTGKPHLVIPYTLDTNDMRFTQVQGFNCGEQFFQYLKDAFDVLYAEGAEAPKMLSIGLHCRLVGRPARLAALKRFVDYAKSHDQVWFARRVDIARHWHTTHPYKKENA